In Carassius auratus strain Wakin chromosome 41, ASM336829v1, whole genome shotgun sequence, the DNA window TCAGAAGCATCACTTTAAATGTTTCTCATTAAGGAACAAAACATGCATGTCTGTCCACTACCTCGTTGGATGAAAGAGCTTGTGTGAAAGCAGCGTGAGCCGGAGTGGTAACCTCACTCATCCGTAACATGGTCCTAACAATCTCACTGCTACTCTACAggggagaaacagagagaaattgAGCTGATAAAGACCTACATTCTACCAGCTTATTATTTCCCTGGAGGAGAAAGTCTAAATGTGAGAAACCAGAACATTCTGTCTCAGACACAGCCGTGAAAGAATATTCAGTCCACAAGCTAATTATATCTCGCAGCACGATGATATACAGAAAGGTGGTTATGGTCACCTGATCAAGTTTACAGGAAACGGCACTAATGATGGCCTGATCCCTGAAGTGCAGGTGAAAGCGTTGAAAATTCACTTGCCAATGGATCCCGTCATCACCACACTGGAGGAGAGTGGAGAAAACAGATGTACAATGCATGAAAAACCCAGTTAATGGACATCACAATCATAATACCTCACTATTGTCTGTCCGGGCTTTCTTTGCTGCACGCTGGTCAGCTTCACCACCCTCGCTTGAGCGTCTGCGTTTTCCTTGACCTGAATAAACAATTTATTCTCAATAGGACAGAATATTTCTAGCTCTGAAACAATACTCATATGGACTATAAGAACTATATTCATCGGGTAAGTAATTTTGATTGGTACTGTATATACCATATGAGTTGACCAGTAAAAATGTTTCTCGGTGTGTGTTTTGACTGAAGTAACTGACCGGTGAGATTGATATAGGGTAGTTTGTAGCAGTCTGGGTGGCTCTCTGGTTCAGTGGGCTGTGTTGCAGCTGGAAGGGGAGTGTCGAGTGTCGAGCTCGATGATCCTGCTGAAGCCAAAGGAGGACAACGCTGCAGGAAATGAGTCTCAACCAACCGGGAAAACGCAGAGACAACCTCACTGTAGTCCATACTCTGGCCctctggtgcaaaaaaaaaaatgtttcaatagGTACATCTCTAATAGAAATCAAGACAAGAAAATGGATGGAGCATATTTCAGATGTAATTACAACGTCCTTTCTCTATCTAACACATTTGTCTGGTCCTCTTTAAAGAATACAAACAAGCCCAAAAATGAATGTAGAACCTGGTTTTAAGAACTGGTTTTAAAAACAGACTCAGACAAAGTTAGCACAACATCCGTACAATTAACACATTTCTTGTTGCTTTGACACAAAATGCATATGTTAACGCAGAGTTAACACAGATGTAAAATGCTTGAACTTTGTATACACACAAGCTCAACCAAGACCAAAACAATGTAATTCTACTGTCAAATTTTCCAGAACAGATAACGTCATGCTCTAACACTAAAGTCAACGTAAACATCTGCTCATATTTTGAATTGAAGCATGAATATGTCCcctgtattttattctattacaCTGCTAATGAGAaacagctgactgaagttatgcaAATATAGAAATGACAGCTGATGCCCATCTAGGAAACAGACTCAGGTGTTGAGGTTCTTTCAGTCGCATGAGCATATGGCACGCAGTAAAAGAGGAACTCTTTGGGCTGATTTTGGGCGGAATAGTGCACTCCTGCATAGTTGTGAGATTTTAGTAGATGTGTACCAAAGACTGGTGACAGGATGCAATGGATGCTGCATGCCAAGACACCACAGCTGAACAATATCAGGAAGGATAAGGCATACCAAAAGATTGTCTGGCCAGAGAAGATATCAGGTCTGATGTGGATGAGAACGTGGCCAAACACAGAAGATTGGgcagattaaattacatttatttagttatttttttaattcttcggTGGCTTTTCCGGTtgaattttttatgtataattttgtattttcatataataCTGTACATCACAGCTATATATTatacttgttttctttctttttctaatgTCCTGTTATAAATAAAGCCTTTACTGCTGTAATATGGTTGACTAAATGTTCCTGTTGGAAGAGAACATGTGTTTTggaataataatttgattttgaGATATGTTTACAGTGATTTAGTAGATGTAGTGTATCGTGTTAGGGTATTATTGTAGTGTTGAAGGTTAGTTTGCAATGTGTGATTTTGTGCATGAAATAAACTGTTTAGCCAATTGCGTGTTGTAAGTGTGTTGGTGCATTAAGAGTTTAGTTAATTGTTGGAAGTATTGAAAACAAAATGTCATAGCAATCCTAAAAAACTTTAGGCttgataaataacatttttattataatttgttggatttttttcaGCGAAAAAATGGATGTAGCAAAACATATTCTTATCATAATGAAAGTTCAAAACTTTAAATTGATTGTtgtacatacaaaaataataattaatacatccATAACTAAAATGAATAGAATAATATCTACAGTATGTATACCTATATTAACTTTCACACAACATTCCAAGGCAGTATAAAGACTTTTGTCTTCAAtctgtacaatattttttttttgtaggtttcTGTCAACTCAAAGTAATGTTATATACAACTCATTTCCTCTTCTGTATGCCAACATCCcctttatacagtaaaatagctTCCAAAATATTTGGCATTACGTAATTGTGAAATAAGGTGAATGCTGACAATGCAAACCATACTTATACCAAGATGGCCTCAGTTGGGTTTGGTTTAAAGGGGCTAAGTTCCCTTTTAAAGTTTCTATCCTTTATACTGTTTATATCACATATACTGAAAGCCAAAATAAATCctgttattttttcatatatgaATTTGCCCTTCAGTCTACTTGTATTCATATAGTTTCTCACCTGGCATATTGTTGGTCAGCCGGTCTGCTACAGTCCTGACTGTGCTGCTCATAGTCATCTGTCCTCTCTGCAGTATCTCCTCAACTATGAGCTCGCCTGTGTCTCCATAAAGACTCTTGGCAGTGTAGATGTAGCGTGGATAACGGAGCATGTGGATGATGCTCTCACAGTTGATGCGATATTCCACAGGTCCCGCTGGACCACGACGCCCAGCACCAAACGTACACATCCCATGCTGCACTAGCACACACAGAGACTTCTTGACCTAGCAGGAAAAGAGTGTGTTAAAGAGAACACAATTCATTTACTGGCTCTGCAAAAGGACGACAGAAagaataaaacaagaaagaaaagggTGTGATAGAAAAGCTTAAGTACGTGTCAATACCAGGTCAAGAGGAAGTTTGGTCTCATAGGCAAGAGCTCGCAAAGTCAGAACTCCACTGCGGATGAGATGAGTGCCCACTTTCTCCACCACATTTCCAAAGTGCTGCTGAAGTAGAAGCCCACACAGACGCACCTCCTGCACTGTCATCTGCAGAAAAGAGATAACAGATACAGATGAAATAACATGGTTTTATAAACACAGAACACGAATGTAGCAGGACCGACAAAGGAGCACAATTCAATTTTTAGTGACAAAATATAAAGCTATAAAGCCACAAGCTCTGAGGCAGTCAAGTGGGCTTGTAGCAGCCCAGAGGCTTTTAAAACTAATCTTTCATTGATGAATTCCCAATTAATAACTACACTACCCATAATCCTGACGAAAGATCCACCAATCAGAAAAGTTGCTGttactaaagaaaacaaaaactccCATGGAACATTGTGAATGATGTCATTGATGAATGCCTTCActttaaaactataatatatatgtaaGATGACTGCatcattaattttttaattccaGAGGAATGAGCAATCAGTGTAGATCTACTGCCAATAATCCCAGTTATTTTCACAACTACATGACCATAATAgattattatacacacacacacagtaaaacattacagtaaaagCAGCATATTAAAAGCAGTAAAATATCATCCTATTCAAAACGTATAGGAATCATCATTCATATTTAGGTTCAAGGTGATACTCCTTACACAAACTAACACATGAAATCAGCATTTGTTGCTGTCTAGCCTTTCTACAAAATCAAATATCTCATGTAGCTTAACACTGCACAAAAAGTCACAATCATGCACAAACGTGAACCTACCTCTAAAAAGTATCTAGCTTTACGTGTTTAGAGTTTTAATCTCACTTTTTAATCCCACATGTGTTGTTTAGGCGGTGTGTAATGATCAGCACTGGCAGTGACGAATTTCGGTGGTCATGTGGAGGTTCCAGTGTGATGCTTGAACAGCGAACAAATCGTTACaatgaactgattcttttaatGATTCAAAAGAACCGAACGTGAATCGCTGGACTAAAAACTATGTTCTGAAAGTAAAACAATTAGACGAATGACAGACTGAAAACGTTAACATAATATATGACAATGTACAACAAAAAATATACGTTTTCATAGAAAAAGATACATACTGAGATCTTAGCTGACGCAGGGCCCATAATGATGGCCCTGACTGAGACAGGAACACATTTCatgctatttaatttaatttttaatattcattattgttaattaatatctccctttatttacattttttaatgtttacattctTAAGCTTGTAGGAAGCACATTCCACTGCAGCTTTAAGGATGTGTGACAAATAAACTTGACTCTGAATCAATGTATCGTTTTGACCGGTTCATTTAACGGTCCAAGTGAATCGACTCGCTACAATGAATCGGACTTCCGAGCTCTCATGTCAGAGCGCCTCCTCCTGCAGTGGGCGGACCGACGACgagggctgctgctgctgctgttgctgctgtttGGGGCTCAGACAGAGACAGTCTCACGGAAAACATGGCGGAGGCTGCGGCGGTCCCTCCGCATCGCTTCTTCTGTCACTGTTGTAAGGGTGAAGTGAGCCCCAAACTGCCGGTGAGTCCGCGTCGCTCGTAACGCACATCCGGTTCGTCTCTGTACTCCCGCTGTCGCTCCGGCAGGTTTGGCTGTTGTGCTAAAGTTAGCATGGTAGCAGTGTATCAACTTGATGTTGGCGAAAGGCCTGTCATGTCTTGTTGTTTGTATATAATATTACACACCCAAAATAAACGTATTTATAGATGACTGGTGTTTTTAAACATACGACTGGTGCTCGTGCACGGGAAAACTGACGTGTTTTACCTTTAACACAAATGCTACCCTAATGTCTTGTGTTTTCGTGATATCTTTCTTTACTAATAGTGACATATTCACATTTTAAGACATGTTAGGCTTTAATAGATGTTCAGTTCACGTTGTCACTGTTGAGAGATGTTCAAAAACGTCTTTAAATGTGATCAGTCCTGAACTTTCTTCAAAAGCGAAACCGGAATACcaaatatttctgtttctgttttttaaGTTAGTTGTAACGTGACGTTTGACGTGCATCGCGAATCTGTCAGTGACGGTATAATTTAAGCACTTGTTGGTCAGTGTGTCAGTAAGGCAATCCATCATGAGCTGTTCGGTGAGGATGAGCTGTGTCACACTACTTACTTTAATTACTACCCATTTAACTTATTAAACGTCTCACTGTTTAGAAGATGAATCATAACTGTTTCACGCTGAGTGTGTACAGTGTGAATGAGGCAGAACTGTGTTCCCTGTTGTGGTGCATGTCGAGATGAGCAGCCATTGTCCTTGTTTTGTTGGAGACCCGCAGGATGACCTGTCTTGACCTTTTcaatagagatgttccgataccctttttctcttcccgataccgattccgatacctgggctcagggtatcggccgataccgagtactgatccgatacctgggtgtgtatctgtatatacagctgtatatactactagccctgtgtaaattgctagaattctttttatggtgtgcttcagacagatccctcaataaaacatgaacaaatacatggtgaactactgtatttattacaatatttttattatctaacatgaatttgacagtattatttattttcatatgcaaaaaagaacttcaaatgcagccaaaaatctaacaccgcaaactaaaaaaaggtatttaagttttacaatataactgtataaaaaaactgcaacaaataagtctaggaatataaaaaaagatctattaatcagataatctctttacaacaaaacaagtaaaaaacaagcaaccatctaggcataattattattattatagagacgtattattattactgtaggctacaacagtagctttatatattgtcaatttactcatgtaaaccaaacatttattttaatgggctgccatgaagatctttgagtgtctgtgtttatgatatgacagtattctcaaatgaaacggtaaattctcatgaagtgacggtttatgcgttcgtgtcctcatgacacacagcagagactacaaaacagcgagctctcgcgcatctgtgccagtcacccacagagatgtagattttgcgggagtaatatttaaatagtattttgcagtttaatattcacagacactagtatatattcggctactgtctggagccctgcgctttgacttacacggaagcgactgaacgcagctgccggtactgaatatactcgagagtctgtaactaccggtactacagagacatactgctaaccactgatctataatatagaagcggcttcactgtcttttggcagtttagaatgtgatgagtgatccagtcatatatagatcagggctgctaacgcgttttcatttcttcttcgctgctctaaacaggggttgcttgtggcaacacagcacaacttcctgtgttttcaatgcattttgagcagcgaagaagaaccgtgcagcggttaggcaaagcttgcggtcataactaggtattttttaagaaaatggtatcggatcggtatatgggttcatgtactcgccgatgccgatgccagaatttgttgtggtatcggagatatttccgatactagtatcggaatcggaacaactctacttttcaaatactaaaaaaattaaaatgggaaTCAGACAGAAATTCTTTGTGCCACACACATTACAGGGAGTGTCTCTCCTCATACaggaatatttgttttaaaattcaaataaatgtgttttgtagtgctatgcaaatgtgtgtgtcCCCACGAAACCCACATatgtcatttgtttgtttgtttacaatgtTGATGTCAACAGtgcgatttattattatttttcgacATTGTATTCTAATTGTGATTTTGCTTGTGTTCAGGAGTATATCTGTCCCAGATGTGACTCGGGCTTCATCGAGGAGGTTACAGAAGACTCCAGGTGAGCTTTTCAATGGCTGCACTTCCTCATTCGTTGTCTCTAGTGGCATGTTGCTACTCCTGCACTGCTACATTTACACAGCAGCTCTTTCAGTGCCTACTGGAGAATATAAATAAGCTGATTGTGTCACCTGGATTCGTAGCACCGCCAAACGGACGTGAGAAGTTACAGATGTGAACACAGAGCTGTGATGTAATATTTTAGTATTGATAAATCAAGGAAAAGTTGTAGATCATTCATAGTTTGTGCATCCATTCTGCCAGAGGAACATGAAGGATTCAATTGAATTGTGTTGAATACCAACTCAGTTTAGTTTGTGTCATTTTGGAATTTATTGAGGAAAGGgtttagatcagtggttctcaatcctGCACATTGTGGATGTCTccgctttttatttatatatttttttttttagaagaccTGTGTTGTGTCTGAAATCATTATATTCAGTGCATACTGTGAAAGTACACGAAGAATTGCTGGACATACCACATCTCCCATGTTGCCATTGTCATTGACTCTATATTTTCTTGCTTAAGATTTACTAGCAGTAACCTTGAAAATAGTGTGACAGGATTTGTGAAAAGATTTTGGCTGATCTATTCATTTAacatacttaaaaaatgtaatttattcagcgatttgaaaaaaacaaaaacaaggtggGTTGGCAtgatattgtattattgtttcctagggaaaaaaaaaaacaatggttaaggtttgtgaattaaatttttttctttttttttaaagtcatgtGGTGTAACTGAAGTGCAGAAAAATGCTGGggaataaaaacaacataaaacaggAAATGATACCGTAGACCTTGCACACACTATTGACTGTGTGTCAAAGTAAGAAATgtctcttaaaatatataaataatttgatcattttatgaTACTGCAAGGTTAGTGTACTTCAAGTTGTgtaatgtcatgtggtgcaaccctCCAAAAAGCTTATGGAATGAGCTAAATCAATTATtggaattaataattcatagtatttgctttaaaaataaaataattttaatatttttaaggtGTAAAGAAAAGTTATTACCTTTCTCTTGATGGTCACAACATAAGACATTATAAGTCATTATTGAATTGAAACTTTTCTTGAaaattgtataaatgttttttaaatccaGAAGAAAATGATCATGAATAAGTTCACCTCTGAGAACTTGGCACACGTTAAAAactagaattataaaataatgattttttttggacactcttatttgtcattgacctATTTGCGCTAGAAAAGAGTTACTCAACTCAACTTTCCTCCAAACTTTTCAAATCTGATGACTCCTCAGCTGCTTTGACATTGAAGGATAGCAAAGTGTCCACCAGTTGAATGCAATCTCTGCCGATGCAGTCAGTCATTTGGGTAATGTTCACTCACTGTTTCACATTTATATACTCCTTTTTTACATGCTATGTAGTACAGAAATGCTGGTGGTCTTTTGAAGGCAGCATAATGGATGCTTATGGTATCTCACGATACTGCTTGTGTGGTTCAGCTGTTGAATACGGtatcagataataaaaaaaaagctaaataaattcacaaatgttcatttttaattattttaatgcatgtcaGCATTCCTAACAAATAATAAACATTGCAGTCATTAAATATTTGCTTGGTTATGACTTAAGCTCACAGGAAAACAGACGTAACCAGTTTTTTAAGGAGGTGCCGTCACACTAAAAGGCTTCTGTGAAGTCATTGTCTCCACACCATGGGCAGCGAGGCAGCTGCTGTGTTAGCCTTTAAATGAGTGAGACATCCAAATTGTGCCGTTCTGGATTGAGAAGCACTGGTTTAGATCAATGACTCCCTCGTTGTGGCAGTCAGCTGTACTGTAGTGAATGAAACCGCAGTATGTAGCCAGATCTGACATGAATGTGATTGTTTCATCCTTAGTCTTCTGGACAGTAGTTCAAATAGCCTTGATGACACAGCTTCACAGTTTGCTGAGGTATGTTGACCCCTTCCTTCTACAACATCTTTCCTGCCTGAGATACAGATTGTGTAGCTGTTAAAAAGGAGTTGGTGTCTCAAGgccccgatatacttcaaacAAAGTTCGTTTTTGTTCTTCATTTGGGGCAAAACTAAATTTGAAAGGGCTGAGCGACGCTGTACTGTTTTCGAACATTCCAACACCCCTGCActtttattagtgttcatttattttattaaactggataaattatgaaactttttttttatattttgtgtggtgtcatgatttgataaaaacaaaggtttattgtTGTATGTTcttttggcatttcatttattgtatacttttaaaattaaaattaaatttatgcatttagcagatacttttatccaaagcaacttaagttcattcaggctatcaatttttacctaacgtgttccatGGGAAACgatcccacaaccttttgcactgctaccgcaatgctctaccactgagccacaggaacaccatttttttttttattcgcttATTGAAAGTATTACAGCAGCAGaagtatggtgtaacatttatttaaaacacacgtatttggtacttgctaccttatatctttactctttcctttctttcttttcatagcTTTGGACAACTTTCATCTGATGTTTCTCTACATCAGTTTTTGCATAACTCCGGGTTGTCGGTTTCATTCtaggaattaaatgctttctctgaatctttaagGTCTCTCCGTGAGCGATTGTACAGGTGCGGATATATCTGTGGCAGCTCAGCTATCCGACACGGTGTATTCATGTTGCTAGTTACTTGGAGATGTTGTTCTTCTGCCTGACCTCCGCTGAATGAGAAACGAaccggaaaaaaaaattgcacgtCAAAGAAGGTGGAGTTCCAGAACACACCCACAGATTGTGTAATCTGCACAGACCAATGGTatctcaaaggtgtttaggagccaaaacgaaaacaaactcaaaatgaaCTTCGTTTTGAGCTGATTTTGTTCATAATGATGTCATATCAGTTCGTTCTTTGATTTCGTTTGAAGTATATCGGGACCTTAAGTTTAAATGAGGTACATTGTACTTCTCATTTATAACTATCTCTCTTACACCTTCTTTAACTGTAGCTATGGCAGCTGTTATTCGTGGAGAGGCCGTTCAGTCTGGATCTAGACAGTCCTGACTCCGAGCGGGTTCCTGGAGGTGGCAGTGGGTCTGGGGGTCTTGGAACAGGGCCGTTTGGCGGTTCTGTCCCAGGTGGGCTTGGTGGGTCCCTGAGTGGCCCTCTAGTCGGAGGAGAGCACTGGGGTCCTGGTCGTCCTCCACGCATGCACATGCAGAGGAGGTACCGATCCAGAGGAAGCAGTCGACCGGAGCGCTCTCCCGCTGTTGAGGGGTAAGCTAAATATCTCAGCTTTTCATTTGGTTATGTTCTGTATCCCAAATCAGTG includes these proteins:
- the LOC113059911 gene encoding DNA-directed RNA polymerase III subunit RPC3-like, producing the protein MTVQEVRLCGLLLQQHFGNVVEKVGTHLIRSGVLTLRALAYETKLPLDLVKKSLCVLVQHGMCTFGAGRRGPAGPVEYRINCESIIHMLRYPRYIYTAKSLYGDTGELIVEEILQRGQMTMSSTVRTVADRLTNNMPEGQSMDYSEVVSAFSRLVETHFLQRCPPLASAGSSSSTLDTPLPAATQPTEPESHPDCYKLPYINLTGQGKRRRSSEGGEADQRAAKKARTDNSECGDDGIHWQVNFQRFHLHFRDQAIISAVSCKLDQSSSEIVRTMLRMSEVTTPAHAAFTQALSSNEIFRALQSSYNIARPNLDQYLSLLVDDPMEFVGKTGDSGGGMYVVNLHRALANLARATLESVVQERFGSRSARIFRLLLRKRHLEQKQVEDFAMIPAKEAKDMLYTLLSENLVQLQEIPKTPDYAPSRTFYLYTVNQLPTARLLLQHCYKTVCNLIERRLYETKENKRLLEKSQRIEAILASLQATEAEAAQLTEVEEMITVPERQQLESLRHHINKLDSSENQVDESIFLLESYIKSTQASR